The following coding sequences are from one Bufo bufo chromosome 2, aBufBuf1.1, whole genome shotgun sequence window:
- the LOC120990688 gene encoding gastrula zinc finger protein XlCGF17.1-like yields MSERQLAALWGLEQLTETPCGIMRGYCIRSSEGHLIVQSSALKTEDITQHTYEAHAIIPHVPSALHSKDLDPFQHLSSDSSQTVEQNTSHRSDVVPKRANTGEKPFSCSECGKCYTVKSSLVEHQRTHTGEKSFSCSECGKCFTQKSKLFRHQTVHTGEKPFLCLECGKCFVTNTELVVHQRIHTGEKPFSCSECGKCYTQKSHLFRHQRCHTGKKPFLCLECGKCFSQKANLIVHQRTHTGEKPFSCPECGKCFARKADLVEHLGIHTRVKAFSCSECGKCFYKKSHLLVHQRTHKGEKLFSCTECEQCFIWKLQLVEHQRTHTGEKPFSCQECGKCFIRKSGLVKHQKMHTG; encoded by the exons ATGTCGGAAAGACAACTTGCTGCACTGTGGGGCTTGGAGCAATTGACAGAGACTCCCTGCGGTATCATGAGAG GTTACTGTATCAGGAGCTCAGAGGGACATTTGATAGTACAATCATCTGCCTTAAAAACTGAAGATATCACACAACATACATATGAAGCGCATGCCATTATCCCACATGTACCCTCAGCCCTTCACAGCAAAGATCTAGATCCTTTTCAACATCTATCatctgattcatcacagactgtaGAGCAAAATACAAGCCACAGAAGTGATGTTGTACCTAAAAGAGCAAACacgggggagaagccattttcatgttcagaatgtgggaaatgttatacCGTTAAGTCATCTCTTGTTGAAcatcaaagaactcacacaggagagaagtcattctcatgttcagaatgtggaaaatgttttacccaGAAATCAAAACTTTTTAGACATCAGAcagttcacacaggagagaagccatttttatgtctcgaatgtggcaaatgttttgtaACAAATACAGAGCTTGTTgttcatcagagaattcacacaggggagaagccattttcttgttcagaatgtgggaaatgttatacTCAGAAATCACATCTTTTTCGACATCAAAGATGTCACACAGGGAAGAAGCCGTTTTTATgcctagaatgtgggaaatgcttttctCAAAAAGCAAATCTTATCGTACACCAAAGAACTCACACAGgtgagaagccattttcttgtcctgaatgtgggaaatgtttcgcaAGAAAAGCAGATCTTGTTGAACATCTTGGAATTCACACGAGGGTGAaagcattttcatgttcagaatgtgggaaatgtttttataaaaaatcaCATCTTCTTGTACACCAAAGAACTCATAAGGGAGAGAAGCTATTTTCCTGTACGGAATGTGAACAATGTTTTATTTGGAAATTGCAACTTGTTGAACATCAAcggactcacacaggggagaaaccattttcatgccaagaatgtgggaaatgtttcataaGAAAATCaggtcttgttaaacatcagaaaaTGCACACAGGATAG